In the genome of Juglans microcarpa x Juglans regia isolate MS1-56 chromosome 6S, Jm3101_v1.0, whole genome shotgun sequence, the window GTCCTTGAGAGGACAAGGCGCCAGACACGCGTGCTCCAGTTTGAATGTACAAGAAGAAAGCAAGTCAAACACCTGGGAAGCCGACCACCGCGACAGGGGAAGCCACCGCTTCTATGCTTACCACCAGATAGAAAGCCATAGCATTGAGGATTGTTACACCctcaagaagaaaatggaagagtTTTAGCATTTGGTCACCCAATATTCGACGGACTGTGGGCGGTCGCCTGAGCAAAGCAGCCGGCGGCTCCAAAGGCCGCACAGGAGTGGGATCCACAAAAGGCGGAGAACAAATTGAGAAGAAACTTGCAATGGCCCTCGTCGAGCCGTAGCACGCGGGAATAGTCCCTGGGTGATATCTGCACCATAGCCGGGGGTTCACTGGGGACGACCCCACCTCATCCAGTAGAAAGGCGTACGCCCTGAAGGCTCGATACgaagaagtatttttttgtgGAAAGACCCACGACTTAGCAAATAAGGCATTCGGGGACAACGATCATCTCGTTTAATGAGGAAGACAACAAACGGGTACTTTACCCTCATGAAGATGTGCACGTGGTAACCGTGCTGGTCACTAACTTCACGACCCGAAGGATCCTGATAGACAATGACAGTTAGGTAGATATCATCTTCTAGGATGAATTCTTGAAGATAGGGATCGATCCCAGCCGTCTATGCCTGACACCCATGCCACTCAAAGGATTATCGGGGGATGTAGTCCGGCCTGTGGGCACCATAACTCTGTCGGTCTTGGCAGGTAAAGCTTCTAAAGCCGCCACAATAATGGTCGACTTCCTGATAGTGAAAGCCCTTTCGTCTTATAACGCCATCTTAGGGCACCCAAACCTGAATAATCGGAAGGCGATAACATCAACCTATCACTTAAAGATGAAGTTGTCAACAACGGTAGGTGTAGGAAAAGTTTGGGGAGAGCAGGTGCTAGCACAAGAATGCTACGTGCAAGAATTTAAAATCAGAGGGGGAGATATTCGAATGACCAAGGGCCCGACTTATGGTGAGGAGCCGCCGCCGCCTCCACTGCCAGTGTTCATTGACAAGGGAGAATAAATTAGGCAAACCCTTCTGCAGGTGGAGCTGAATGAGCCACAAGAATTAGTCACCTTGGATCCGGGCCATCTCGAGAACACCGTGAGACTTGGAACCAAGATGGAGCCAAAGATGAGGCAGTTGTTGAAGTGACTCCTGACTGAGCCCAAATACTTGTTCGCCTAGAGTTACAAAGACATGTCCGAGATATACAACACAGTAATCAATCATCACCTCTGTGTGAACCTAGAGGCCAAGAAGGTTTGGCAGAAGTGCATAATCTATAGCACAAAGAAATATGCCACCATAGTTGATGAAGTTGACCGCCTTCTAGCAACGGGATTTATCCGAGAAGTGCATTACTCTGAGTGGCTGTCTAATGTGGTGTCGGTTAAAAAGTCGAATGAGAAGTGGATGATGTGTGTTGACTTCACCAAGTTGAATAAATCCTTCCCGAAGGACAGTTTCCTGCTGTCCCACATCGACCTGATAGTGGATTTCACAGCGGGCCATCTTGTGTTGAGTTTCATGGACACTTATTCAAAATATAACCCGATCTGAATGAATCCCGGCGAAGAGGAGAAAAATCTGTTTGTAACGGACCGTGGGATTATTGCTATCGAGCCATGTCGTTTGGACTAAAAAACGTGGGAACCACCTACCAAAGGTTGGTCAATTACATGTTCAAAAATCAGATAGGGCGCAACATGGAGGTTTACGTGGACGATTTGCTTGTCAAGAGTAAGGAGGTCGGGCACCACCAGGAGGATTTGTAAGAAGCCTTCGCACTCCTACGCCTGCACAAGATGAAACTTAATCCAGCTAAGTGCAACTTCAAGATAGACTCGGGCAAGTTTTTAGGCTTCATGGTctaagagaaaaatatagaagCAAACCTAGAAAAGGTCAAAGCCATAATGCCTATTGGTTTTTGGGCTTCATGGTCTCAATCGGTTGGTTTCCCAGTTGACAGACAAATGCCTATTGTTCTTCAAAGTATTGCGGAAGGCACAAACCTAGAATGATGAATGAGATCGAGCGCCGATCCGAATGAATCCCGGCGAAGAGGAGAAAAATTTGTTTGTAACGGACCGTGGGATTATTGCTATCGAGCCATATCATTTGGACTAAAAAACATGGGAACCACCTACCAAAAGTTGGTCAATTGCatgttcaaaaatcaaataggGCACAACATGGAGGTTTACGTAGACGATCTGCTTGTCAAAAGTAAGGAGCTCGGGCACCACCAGGAGGATCTTGCAAGAAGCCTTCGCACTCTTACGCCTGCACAAGATGAAACTTAATCCAGCTAAGTGCAACTTCAAGATAGACTCGGGCAAGTTTTTGGACTTCATGGTCTAAGAGAAAAGGATAGAAGCAAACCTAGAAAAGGTCAAAGCCTTCCCAGTTGACGGACAAATGCCTATTGTTCTTCAAAGTATCGCGGAAGGCACAAACCTAGAATGATGAATGCGATCGAGCATTTGGAAAGCTCAAGGAGTATCTGACCAACCCGTCTCTACTCAGTCAAGCAAAACTGGAAGAAGCTTTGAATCTATAACTGTATGTTTGCCCACACGCAATCTCGATGCCTTTAGTGAGGGAGACGAAGGGAATCTAGAAGCCAGTGTATTACACCAATCGTGCCTTCCAAGGAGCGGAGGCTAGATAACCCTGGATGGACATGCTGCCTTTCACGCTAGTAATGTCAGCTCGGCAATTACGACCTTATTTTCAAGCCCACCCGATTAAGGTGATGACAGAAGCACCTTTAAAAGTGGTATTGCAAATGTCGGATGCCTCAGGCCTCTTAATGAATTGGGCGATTGAGTTGAGAAAGTTCAACATTGACTACCTTCCCCAAAACGCTGTGAATGGGCAGATCCTGACTGACTTCATAGCCGAATTCACTGACTTCCCCGAGGAAGTTCGAGATGCACCTGCTGGAAAGTCTTGGTAGGTCTTTGTTGATAGCTTGTCCTACTATGCTAGAAGGGGAGTCGGGGTGCATATCATTATGGGCTCCGAGGAAGAACACAACTACACGATTAAAATCGCTTTCAAAACTACCAACAATGAACAAAATACAAAGCATTGTTGGCCAGGCTTTCAGTAGTTGAGTCAGTGGGGGCCACAGAAGTGGAACTAAGAGACAACTCCCAAGTAGTCATCAATCAAGTCTTGAGAGAGTTCATTATGAAGGGtgagaaattgaagaaatatcTGCAATTAGTCTGGGAAAAATGTGGTCGTTTCTAGTATTTATGTATCCAACAGGTGCTAAGGGGAGAGAATCAGAAGGCTGACAAGCTAGCGTGAACCACCTCAGGACAGAAGGATTCCACCTTACTAGAACAAACAGTCATCAGAACAATGGATGTACCTGTTTTGGGATTGAAATCTCGAAGGTAAGGCCAGGAGCATTGGAATGGGCATTAGAAATGATAAAGTACCTAGATGCCGAGGAACTCCCTGACGAAAAATGGGAGGCTCGAAAGGTTGAAAACTAGGCGGCACGCTTCACTCTGATAGATGGAGTTCTGTACAGGCGAGGCTTCTCTGCACCCCTCCTAAGGTGTGTCTCGTTGAAAGAGACGTAATACATACTGTCCAAAATACACGAAGGGGTATGCGGGAATCATTCCAGTGGGAGAGCATTAGTAGGAAAGGTGGTAAAAGTAGGGTACTACTGACAGCACACCCTCAAAGACGCAGAAGAATTCATCAAAGTAATGCAAACCGGAATAGCATCAGAACACCTTTCGCCCTTACCTACGGAAGCGAAGCGGTGGTACCAGTAGAAGTAGGGATGCCTACCTACAAGGTCCAACACTTCAACCAAAGCTCCATTGAAAAGAAGCTGGAAGAACAATTAGATCTAttggaagaaaagagagaggaagttGAGATACGGATGACGATCAATAAAAGAAAGGCTGAACACTACTTCAATAAGAGAGTCAAGCCCAAGTCCTTCAAAGTAGGCAACTTGGTTCTGAGACAAACAAGACCAACCATGCAAGAGGAAGGGAAGTTGGGGCCACGACAGGAAGGACTGTTTGTCATCACCGCCAATAACAGGCCGGGGTCTTATTGCCTTAAGGACGCCTAGGGAAATGAACTACCACACCCATGGAACGCAGAGTACGTGAGGAAATATTTTGCTTGCATGTATTAAGAAAATGTATCGGTGAACACTAGCAAACCatgaataaaattatctttcttaCCGAACTATATGTTTTGTCTTACAGGGTATCCACCAATAAGCAAGTACTATCCCCTGACTTACGCAAATAAAAGCTGGGTCACTGGGCTCACCGCGAATCAACAGGTTGTGAAAGTCCCTTGACCTCCCGACCCTTGTGCAAATAAAAGCAAAGTCACTAGACTCGCTCAAAGCAACAAGCAATGACAGTCCCTTGACTTTTTAGCCCTCCTGCAAATAAAAGTTTAGTCATTGGACTCTCTGTGAATCAATGGGTGGTGACAGTCCCTTGACTTCTAAGCTCTCGCGCAAATAAAAGCCGGTCACTGGACTCGCTGTGAACCAACAGTTGGTGACAATCCCTTGACTATATGGCCCTCGTGTAAATAAAAGTCGAGTCACTGGACTCACTGTGAACTGAGAGGTGACAGTTCTATGACTACCTAACCCTCACGTAAATAAAAGTCGGGTACTAGACTCGCTACAAACCAACGGGCAATGATAGTCTCTTGACTGCCTGACCCTCGCGCAAATAAAAGTTGAGTCACTGGACTTCCCGTGAACCAACGGGAAGTGACAGTCCCTTAACTGTTCGGACTTCACAGAAATAAAATTCAGTTCACTGGACTCACTTCTAACTAATGGGCGGTGACAGTCTCTTGACTACTCGGCCCTCGCACAAATAAAAGCCGGGTGACTGGACTCGCCCCGAACCACTGGCGATGACAGTCCCTTGACTACCTGACTCTAGTGCAAATGAAAGTCAAGTCACTCGACTCGTCGCAAATGCAACCGAATGGCACAAAGAACAAAAGTACAACAGAATAgcataaagaaaaagaatacaacaaaatgacaaaaagaaaaagaacaccATAGAATGACAAAAGGAGGAAATGCCTAAACCAGGGAAGATTGGCAGAACTCGCATATGTGGTAAATTCATTTCCATTATAATAGAAAAGACTAACTATCATAGCTATTAGAAGTTAAGATCCCATAACTGGAAAAACACTAGGCATCATATCTATACCCAAGGAGTTGCTGAATTGGAGCGCACGATGGTCAAGCTAGAGGGAGACCAGGTCAAAAGCCCTCAAGTTGGTCCGAGGGTTCTCCAACTGGTGATCCCTCGACCTATCTAGGGCTGCTTTGTGGCTGTAGCCCTAGGCCTAGTTGTGAACTGTCTTTGCTGCCGACATCTGAACACAAACACGAGTCATGCCCTTCTTGGAGTTTGCTAGCTCGGACCTCAAGGCTTTGACTTGCAGGTCCCGAGAGGTCAACTCCTCTTAGGAAGTGGCCAACCCGCACTCCAGGGCCTCTATATGAAGTCCCAAGATTGCAACTCGTCCCTGGCTGAAGCCAACTTAGACATCAAAGTCTTGATTCACCTATCCCGAGATTTGAGGAGCTCTACCTTGCGCTTCAAATTGGTGAGGTCCTAGTACGTCGTCTACAACTAATTGTGTGACCTCACGTCTGAATCATTTTGTTTAACCAGCCTGACCTTTTCACCCTTGAGGTCATTGCAAGATTTCATGAGCTCCTCCAACTCCAGCTCCTGACGAGCCAATTGCTCTCGCAAAGAGTCTCATTCCTCCTTCAGAGGCTTGGCCTCGAAGTTGCAGCAAGCGACCTCTTCTTGAGACTTAGCCAAGTCTTCTCGAATGAAGGTCTTCTCCTGGTGAAACTTtgcaattttcttcttcttgttgtgACGGCTGGAGTGCACATGGATGAAGTCCTCCACGATATCGTCCCTCTCTTCGTGCGCCTTGTGGACCTCCATACGGGCTAAGATGGCAAGGGACCACAATGCCAGGACCTCCTCTCCTAACTTTCTCCTCTCGTTCGCAATCAAGGCGGCTAGTTGGTCGACTCCTTAGCAGTCCAAAAaacattagatgaaataaaacaaaaggataAAGGAAAAAGTAAGGCAAAGGAAATGATCATCCTTGAGTTTGTCAGCTTTTCGACTAATGGCCTCGGTTGGAGCTCTATCAAAACCTAACCTGGTCCTCAAAGCACTATCGCCTCCATCTTGGGAGATCTGCCCCAAGTCTCCCAACTACTAGAGAAGTGAGGCGGGAGCCCAAGAAGAAGTGCCTCCATCCCCATCAAACGCCAACTCGGACTGGGTCTCAGTGCCGCCAACGGCCCCAACTATCAGCACCTGCTCGGATCTTCCCGAGGTGTCCAAATCAACCTCTGGCTCCAATCCAAGCGTCGCCGAGGCACCTAGATCCACCACCTGCTCAACTTGAGTTGTCGTGATGACACCCCTAGCTTGTTGCTCACCCATTGCGCTTGTATCACCTATTGGAGTGATCACCGCGGAAGGCTCCTGTAAGACTATCGATGAAGCAACCTCAGGTTCGGATGATGTGTTGAAAGGAGAGGAAGGTATGGAAACCTCACCTCACTAAGGTCTACGACCAAGGGATGACCCGAGGACGACCCCATTGGGTGATCAGAGTGTAGGGAATGGACACT includes:
- the LOC121236610 gene encoding uncharacterized protein LOC121236610, with translation MPLKGLSGDVVRPVGTITLSVLAGKASKAATIMVDFLIVKALSSYNAILGHPNLNNRKAITSTYHLKMKLSTTVGVGKVWGEQVLAQECYVQEFKIRGGDIRMTKGPTYGEEPPPPPLPVFIDKGE